One genomic segment of Deinococcus radiopugnans ATCC 19172 includes these proteins:
- a CDS encoding SDR family NAD(P)-dependent oxidoreductase translates to MTTRSTLAVITGAGGGIGSAIAHRLSRDHLVALHHGADLENTQALQRDIEQMGGQAFVFHTDLSRADAGTEFWAAYERAALSAGVANHPVNVLVNNAGIARRGEIEQLSDEDFDRQHQVNTRSPYMILKHGLGRLSDGGRIVNLSSSTTHIAYPDLLAYGMSKAAIDALTHTLAQQLGPRGITVNAVAPGVVDTNINADWLQNNPEAQQYVGSQAALGRVAQPNDIADVVAFLASDSGRWITGQTIVATGGAHL, encoded by the coding sequence ATGACAACGCGCTCTACCCTTGCCGTGATTACCGGAGCAGGCGGTGGCATTGGCTCCGCCATCGCCCACCGCCTCAGCCGTGACCATCTGGTTGCGCTGCATCACGGGGCCGATCTAGAAAACACACAGGCGCTCCAGCGCGATATTGAACAGATGGGGGGTCAGGCTTTCGTCTTTCACACAGACCTGTCCCGCGCTGACGCAGGCACCGAGTTCTGGGCTGCTTACGAACGAGCGGCCCTGAGCGCCGGAGTTGCCAATCACCCCGTCAATGTCCTGGTGAACAACGCGGGTATCGCCCGGCGCGGTGAGATCGAACAGCTCAGTGATGAGGACTTCGACCGTCAGCATCAGGTGAACACCCGTTCTCCCTACATGATTTTGAAGCATGGCCTGGGTCGCCTGAGTGACGGTGGGCGAATCGTCAATCTGTCGTCAAGCACAACCCATATCGCGTACCCCGACTTGCTGGCTTATGGCATGAGCAAAGCGGCCATTGACGCCTTAACCCATACCCTGGCGCAGCAACTCGGGCCGCGAGGCATTACCGTCAATGCCGTTGCCCCGGGCGTGGTGGACACCAATATCAACGCGGACTGGCTTCAGAACAATCCTGAAGCGCAGCAGTACGTCGGGAGTCAGGCTGCGCTGGGCCGGGTCGCGCAGCCCAACGATATTGCGGACGTGGTGGCCTTCCTGGCTTCGGACAGTGGGCGCTGGATCACGGGTCAAACCATCGTCGCCACGGGCGGCGCTCACCTCTAA
- a CDS encoding RrF2 family transcriptional regulator → MKLSQGVEWCLHTVVLLGQIPQGGPLPRHLIARHHGLPDEYFAKYLKLLVKAGVLLASTGPRGGYRLARPGEHITAWEVVEAIEGDQSFFHCQEIRQCGSGAASPEECNEPCAIHQMMQVAFLSWKEQLSRTTVADLVGQVPEHVRDRNRLALVNA, encoded by the coding sequence ATGAAGCTCTCGCAGGGAGTCGAATGGTGCCTGCACACTGTGGTTCTGCTCGGCCAGATTCCACAGGGCGGTCCATTGCCGCGTCATCTCATCGCGCGCCACCACGGCCTCCCGGACGAATATTTTGCAAAGTATTTGAAACTGCTCGTCAAGGCGGGGGTCCTCTTGGCCTCCACTGGGCCACGCGGCGGTTACCGGCTGGCCCGGCCAGGAGAACACATCACGGCCTGGGAGGTTGTTGAGGCCATTGAAGGAGATCAGTCATTTTTCCACTGTCAAGAAATTCGGCAGTGCGGCTCTGGAGCTGCGTCGCCAGAAGAATGTAATGAACCCTGCGCCATTCATCAGATGATGCAGGTTGCTTTTTTGAGTTGGAAAGAACAGTTGTCACGAACGACTGTTGCTGACCTTGTTGGGCAGGTTCCTGAGCATGTGCGTGACCGAAATCGCCTGGCACTCGTGAACGCTTGA
- a CDS encoding excalibur calcium-binding domain-containing protein produces the protein MRKASILLALTLCSTAWAATAVTTNPVNLRRAASTSAPILATIPKNTLLTVACQGQWCRTTYRGQGGYVSKSLTQATSRSVPLAAPTAPSRAPSTVYYASCAAARAAGAAPISAGQPGYRARLDRDNDGVACE, from the coding sequence ATGCGTAAAGCCTCCATCCTGCTGGCCCTGACCCTCTGCTCGACGGCCTGGGCGGCCACCGCCGTGACCACCAACCCCGTCAATCTGCGCCGGGCGGCCAGTACATCCGCGCCGATCCTTGCCACCATTCCCAAAAATACGCTGCTGACGGTGGCGTGCCAGGGGCAGTGGTGCCGTACTACCTACCGGGGTCAGGGAGGCTACGTCTCCAAATCGCTGACCCAGGCCACCAGCCGGAGTGTTCCGTTGGCAGCCCCAACCGCGCCGAGCCGCGCGCCCAGTACGGTGTACTACGCCAGCTGTGCGGCGGCGCGGGCGGCGGGCGCTGCGCCCATTTCTGCCGGGCAGCCCGGCTACCGCGCCAGGCTGGATCGGGACAATGACGGCGTGGCCTGCGAGTAG
- a CDS encoding DUF3006 domain-containing protein — translation MAEEREELGVSYVVVDGIEGRMARVELPDGGTEDWRLASLPSGVQEGDVIRIDVQAGDVEIKIDHEETDRRHALGQRQLDALNAGTPDGDINL, via the coding sequence ATGGCCGAAGAGCGCGAAGAGCTGGGCGTCAGTTACGTCGTCGTCGATGGGATCGAGGGCCGCATGGCCCGTGTCGAACTGCCGGATGGAGGCACCGAAGACTGGCGGCTGGCCTCCCTGCCTTCAGGCGTACAGGAAGGCGATGTCATCCGAATTGACGTGCAGGCTGGCGATGTGGAGATCAAGATTGACCACGAGGAGACGGACCGCCGCCACGCCCTGGGACAGCGTCAGCTCGATGCGTTGAATGCGGGAACACCTGATGGAGATATCAATCTGTGA
- a CDS encoding excalibur calcium-binding domain-containing protein, translating into MKRTLMLVALLGGSAVAQAAQTGVLTIRFLDVGQGDAVLITAPEGQSMLYDGGRSQPRMRTLLQQYGVKSLALVAASHADADHITGLVPAIELFKPKLFLNNGLAANTNIFGKLTATAARVGTQGLLASGRVINLGSVKVTVLPPPVGMPKNDQNLNSVGLLIEYGTFKALMTGDSETAETQGWLKAYPSPFLGPVDVYKSIHHGAANGDNLPWLTAVRPKNVVVSVGPNNYGHPTEKALGLYRQAGATIWRTDQQGTITVQVQPGGEYTVTAGKAGTGAPVRPTGPVPALPRTVPVPAQPPAPADTSYPNCAAVRAAGKAPLLRGQLGYRAGLDRDGDGRACE; encoded by the coding sequence GTGAAGCGCACCCTGATGCTGGTCGCGCTGCTGGGTGGGAGCGCTGTGGCTCAGGCTGCCCAAACCGGGGTGCTAACCATTCGTTTTTTAGACGTGGGGCAGGGCGACGCGGTGCTGATCACCGCCCCAGAAGGCCAATCCATGCTCTACGACGGTGGCAGAAGTCAACCCCGCATGCGGACGCTGCTCCAGCAGTACGGCGTCAAATCGCTGGCTCTTGTTGCGGCGAGCCATGCCGACGCGGACCACATCACCGGTCTGGTTCCCGCCATCGAGCTGTTCAAACCGAAGCTGTTCTTGAATAACGGTCTGGCGGCCAACACCAACATCTTCGGCAAGCTCACTGCCACTGCCGCTCGTGTTGGAACGCAGGGCCTCCTCGCTAGTGGCCGCGTCATCAATCTCGGCAGCGTCAAAGTCACTGTCCTACCTCCGCCTGTTGGGATGCCAAAAAACGATCAGAACCTCAACAGCGTGGGTCTGCTGATCGAGTACGGCACATTCAAAGCGTTGATGACTGGCGACTCGGAGACGGCGGAGACCCAGGGTTGGCTTAAAGCGTACCCATCCCCTTTCCTTGGCCCGGTGGATGTCTATAAGAGCATCCACCACGGCGCGGCCAACGGCGACAACCTGCCGTGGCTGACAGCGGTGCGTCCGAAGAACGTGGTGGTGTCGGTGGGGCCGAACAACTACGGGCATCCCACCGAGAAGGCTTTAGGACTTTACCGGCAGGCGGGGGCCACCATCTGGCGCACCGATCAGCAGGGCACCATCACGGTCCAGGTGCAACCTGGCGGGGAGTACACCGTCACGGCTGGAAAGGCAGGCACGGGAGCCCCAGTCCGGCCAACCGGGCCTGTTCCAGCCCTACCCAGAACGGTGCCAGTCCCGGCCCAACCACCCGCCCCTGCGGACACGTCTTACCCAAACTGCGCCGCCGTGCGGGCAGCGGGCAAAGCGCCACTCCTGAGAGGCCAGCTCGGTTACCGGGCCGGGTTGGACCGCGACGGGGACGGGCGGGCCTGCGAATGA
- a CDS encoding SIR2 family protein, protein MKTKQLIHLILGAFAAIEQEQDESPLKVIPLVINDVAEHIGILREIFRVESGILIEASDPTVRRASTVDLELKTAMEALFSSSPLAATLSLNVQLDSQMRVQTLINGNAAPSSEAEKALAGISNSLQFLASTDYPTACLIYKEAALENQAQDLIWQFLVTHLVSIGLGNIKRLFIIVDGALNYTRHTYPINSARFVLFPGYLSERNSFKVNKITIDRLANLRKDLPIVLFLGAGFSVSSKLMEGNDLRDIALQALIDPRKTMSPEERPGAFLRELIALRENREEDGETIGNLQNFARTLTLERVLSEEYRRGEGPIRSPTLRKFEEYNRKALQSRGMAVRNLQAIASHIIGSPDQKLIVAGVNFDTLVEHLSSDEFEVFATDQEFSHFPEYLSQYWEQPNAKIPYLKFHGSIDNFESVIATLSSTEVGLSREKSNAIEAILNLSEKIQWVFVGCSMRDVDLNRMYNSPQFSQKVIEYWVSPLIDDNVTRFITQYRRRSWEALRDKIKIEERMITETADVFMEYLKASISRQL, encoded by the coding sequence ATGAAGACTAAGCAGCTCATTCATTTAATACTCGGTGCTTTCGCTGCCATAGAGCAGGAACAGGATGAATCACCACTCAAAGTTATACCTTTGGTGATCAATGATGTCGCAGAGCATATTGGAATCCTTAGAGAAATATTCAGAGTTGAATCTGGCATTTTAATTGAGGCTTCCGATCCAACAGTTAGACGTGCATCAACTGTTGATCTAGAGTTGAAGACTGCCATGGAGGCATTGTTTTCAAGTAGTCCTTTGGCTGCCACCTTATCATTGAATGTACAGTTAGATTCTCAGATGCGTGTGCAAACGCTTATTAATGGAAATGCAGCACCTTCAAGCGAAGCCGAAAAAGCATTGGCTGGAATATCAAATTCGCTACAGTTCCTTGCGTCTACTGACTATCCCACCGCTTGCTTAATTTATAAGGAAGCGGCTTTAGAAAATCAAGCCCAAGATTTAATTTGGCAATTTCTAGTAACACATCTAGTGAGTATCGGATTGGGTAATATCAAGCGGCTATTTATTATAGTGGATGGTGCTTTAAACTATACACGACACACTTACCCCATCAACTCAGCTCGATTTGTATTATTTCCCGGATATTTATCCGAAAGAAACTCATTTAAGGTCAATAAGATAACTATAGACCGTTTAGCAAATCTAAGAAAAGATCTACCGATTGTATTATTTCTTGGAGCTGGATTCTCTGTATCATCAAAATTGATGGAGGGAAATGACTTACGTGATATTGCATTACAGGCGCTCATTGATCCGCGTAAAACGATGTCTCCAGAAGAGCGTCCTGGCGCTTTTCTCAGAGAGCTAATTGCTTTAAGGGAGAATCGTGAAGAAGACGGGGAGACAATCGGAAATCTACAGAATTTTGCTCGCACTTTAACCCTTGAGCGCGTATTATCAGAGGAATATCGGCGCGGCGAAGGACCAATCAGAAGTCCTACATTACGGAAATTTGAGGAGTACAATCGGAAAGCCCTTCAATCTCGTGGCATGGCAGTACGAAACCTACAAGCTATTGCAAGTCATATCATCGGGTCACCCGATCAGAAACTCATTGTGGCCGGGGTGAACTTTGACACTCTGGTTGAACATCTCTCTAGCGATGAATTTGAGGTTTTTGCGACAGATCAAGAGTTTTCGCATTTCCCCGAATATTTATCTCAGTATTGGGAGCAACCGAATGCCAAAATTCCATATCTAAAATTTCACGGCAGCATTGATAATTTCGAATCGGTTATAGCTACATTGAGCAGTACTGAGGTTGGCCTGTCTAGAGAAAAGAGTAACGCTATAGAGGCAATTCTCAATCTAAGTGAAAAGATCCAATGGGTTTTTGTTGGCTGTAGCATGCGTGATGTTGATTTAAATAGGATGTACAACTCCCCCCAATTCAGTCAAAAAGTCATTGAATACTGGGTTTCGCCACTTATCGATGATAATGTGACGAGATTTATAACTCAATACCGTAGAAGATCTTGGGAAGCCTTGCGAGACAAAATAAAAATTGAAGAACGAATGATTACAGAAACAGCAGATGTGTTCATGGAATATTTAAAAGCAAGCATAAGCCGTCAGCTTTAA